In the Channa argus isolate prfri chromosome 19, Channa argus male v1.0, whole genome shotgun sequence genome, ttgaaccgttgaccctaagtacttaaagtcctgcaccttcttcacctctgctccctgtaacctcattgttccacctgggtccctctcattcacacacatgtattctgtcttactgtctaagcttcattcctctgttttccagagcagacctccacctctctagattttcctccacctgctctctgctctcactacaaatcacaatgtcatctgcaaacatcatagtctaTGGAGAAGGCCAacttttaacattacatttcattaaatgtaattttgtaaacATGTGTCAAACACCTTCATAAATACCTAAAATTGAATTAATGGTTTATAACACAGTCTGGTAGTTGCAAGCAAATGTGGGGACATAAGTTATTACACTACACTGTTTGATAACAGTGTCCCTCATTAGTGTATATTTATACACCAGCCCCCACTTGTGGTTGTACACAAGAAGAGTTAAAGTTGCAGTTGATCCTAAAAGCTACATTAGTTATGATAAACTAATAAAGACTACATACAGAAAGTAAATgggagcattttattttattgttattttgtttgtagCCTATAAATAGTCTAGCTGTCAACTGAAGCGATTAAATCTGTGGATTTATTCAAAGGAAATGTCTCCGACAGTAATCACACCTTACTCCCCGCCCGTTGTCTGCGGACGGGGGTGTTCATCTTGACCTAACTGAACACCTTTGACGAACGGCGAAGTCTCGCGAGAACTACCGACGTCACGGGATAATGGCTGGAGATCACGGATATTAGAAGGtacttttctgctttatttttctttgctttggaAATAGCGCATTTACTTGATACGCGTATTGTAATCTGCGAGCTATTTCCACGGCTCATGGGTGAAATAAGCATTTCTAGCGTTTTGCGCCAACTTACGTCGACACCGCCGGTAGAAACCGTCGAACCTTCGAAATAAGAGCACAATGTTTTCCGCGCTTTTTAGCACTACGAAAACAGTTAGCTGCCGCTCGGGGAACTATCCTCTCTCTGTAGCCACCAAAGGACTATAACCGCGTACGAGTCGGCTTGCACGGCCCGAAAAGTATTGAGAAACCCGCGTGATATCGCAAACAATCACCAGAAGCCGTTTGGACGTATCTCCAACACTGTTGTTAGCATTAGCCTGACCCACAGGCCTACTCAAGAAGCAGGCGGGagcttttattttccaaaactgTTTCTCCATCTCACCTGTCAAGACTGCTGATACAGACAATTCCAAGttgataaatgtttattttggtgTTTGCGATCTATGTCGAGTCTCATAAACTGTCTGCTTCTTTTCCACGTCCCCACACTGTCCCCTGCTTTCCTGACTGGGACCAACAGAGGAATCCACAGTTAAACGGGAGGTGAAGCTGTGGCTCAACTTCTCAGCATCACTGACACACTACTGAAagtaagtgtttttattaattgattgTGTTTTAAAGACTTAAAATTAGCTAAACATCATTTCTGTCATTTGggattgtttttactgttatttcTGTCAAAGTAATAATTTGCGTGGAAAAGAGAGGCCTGGTAATGGTTCctattttgctttttgtcagCACGAAATGACCAGAAGCATCAATTAGTCTATGCTACTAACAGgtatttgaattgaatttctgTTTAATTGTATTCCTCTGTGCTCACAGCTCCTTTGTTGtccaaaactataaaaattacaggaataaactaaaatatgtgGAAAACAGTCACCAATAAATGCACTATTTCATTctcttttggaaaaaaaaaaatcagttttagcCAGTTATTTGGCCTGTTTTTATATCAAACGAAATATTTGTGCGATGTTTTATAATGATAATTTCTTCAGTAGGGAGTAGGGGGCTTGAAAATGAGAGCCTTTGACAGACGGGGTAGGAAAGTCAGCACACACCGTGAGGTGGCAAAAATAAGACGGTATTAAATCCGTAGTTTTGCATCTTTTCATGCAGCAACCGTTAAATATGGTTTGGGCACTTAAATAAATCTTCAGTCAAGTAGACTTTAGCCTCAATGTTTAACTTTTTGGTGTtggaaatgcagaaaaactcATAAAACTTAATAAGTATTGCAGATTACTTTAATGACTCAGCATCAGCGTAGGCCATCCACATTTCGTTGTACATTGGTACTTGCGTGATATAGACTTGGGCTTTTATTGCACCTTGAAGAACCTATGTTCTGCCTATTCATGTcaatataaacaaatgtattaattttgaCTATTTCAATGTCATTAACACGCAGCAGAGATGGCTCATGTCTCCAGTCATGGGAAGCTGCTCTTGCAGCGTTTGCATCAGCAGCGGGAGATGGATTTTTTGTGTGACATAACCATAATGGTGAAAGATGTGGAATTTAGAGCTCACCGCAACATCCTGGCTGCGTTCAGCAAGTACTTCTCATCCCAGGCTGAAAAAGGTCAAGATGTAATAACCTTGGACCCTGACAAAGTCAGCCGATATGCTCTGGAGAAGTTGCTGGAGTTCATCTACACAGGACAGATGAATCTGAGCAGGTAAACCTAGTTTGTTTTACAGGTTTTTGGTCGAAATTGAGTATTTTTCAGTTAACttaataaaaagtgtttaatttttaattttgtcatgGTTTTAGCACCAGGCAAGCAGCTGTACGTCGAGCCGCCGTGTTCTTGGGAATGTCTGAGGCCACAAAGTATCTGGAGGAATTCCCCCACTGGGCCGAGCCGAGCAAAACGTCCCAGTCGGAGACTGATAAAGAAAGTGGTTTCTCTCCCCCTAGTCCTGCTTCTCCTGGCAGCCCCAGCTTCCAGTGTCCCCTGTCAATCATCTCCATTCAAGGAGACAGCCAGGAGGAGGGGCAGGACAGCAAGGAGCAGGACGATGAGGCCAAAGCTGTGGATGTGGAAGAGGGAGACAAAAGTGATGAAGAAAACACCGTCACAACACTAAAGAGCATTGGACGAGGGCAGGGCAGGAAGAGGGGTAGAAAGCCTAAGAGTTTCAGCGTGGAGCAAGTGCAGCCCAGCAGCTCTGCTGATGGTACACCCGAAATTCAGAGCTACCGGGGGCGGGGtagaggcagagggagaggcAGGGGCAGAGGGAGAGGTGGTGTCAAAACTGAAGATCAGTCTTGGGAAGATTCAGACACGAGTGTGAAAGACTTTGGAGACACTTCTGCAGACTGGAGCCCCTCACAGGAGGATGAGTTCCAGGCCAAGAAACCACGGCTAAGCAGTGGGGAGGGACGCAGAGGAAGAGGCCGAGGGAGGGGGCGAGGCAGAGGGAGAGGCAGGGGCCGACCAAGAAAGAAGATcgtggaggagggagaggacagCGGCTCCTTCTGGGccgatgaggaggaggaggagggtgagatAGGTGAACAGGATCCGTCAGAAATGGATGAGATGTCGCTGTCGTGCACCGAGTGCAACAAGCTGTTTAAAGATGCAAGCAGCCTGCGCAGACATGAGAAAATCCACAAGGGGCTGAAGCCATTTGTCTGCATCTTCTGCTCTAAATCCTTCAGACAAGCCACCCAGCTAAAAACACACTTGCGCATACACACAGGTgagttagaaaaaaatgtattgataaaCACCTAACAGGGCGTTTAGCTGATCGATCCTTCCTCAGTGCAGTGGGTGTAATCAGAGTTGACAGAACCAAAGGGGATTTATTGAAAGGCCTTGTTTTGCCAGACCTCGATGAAAATCTCCTAAATTTAGGGGAAAGGGCAAAGAAAATGTCAGACAGAGGAAAATGCACATTTGGCTATGTGTTCGTCAACAATTGAACAAGTCGACTAAACCAGAGTTTTCTACAGCACGTGTTAGCAGAAGTGTGAGTAGCCTGAAACAAAGGGCCTTAGCTTTAAACATCACAGGGATTCTTAGACTGATTAGCAGAAAACAAGCAGCGGTGCAGCATTAACTGATGGACATGAATAATGAGATGAGTTGCATCTGGATCCGTCCTAATTCAGCTCAGCAAATGACTGACTGAGCAGCCGAACACGTGTTTCCCAAAAGATCCACTTGAAGTTAGTTTAAAGGTTTTGGGTTTCTAGTTGTTAAATGGTTTTCAGCACCAGCTCAAACATGTTGACTAACGAGTGCGGTTCTCTGCGGCGTTTGTTGCAGGAGAGAAGCCGTTTAGCTGCTCGGACTGCGACAAGTGTTTTGCTCAGAAGTGTCAGCTTGTGGCTCACCGCCGAATGCACCACGGAGAGGAGAAGCCTTACACCTGCGAGCGCTGCGGTTTCAAGTTTGCTACCTCGTCCAACTACAAAATACACATCAGGTACAAGTGCTGTGCCTGTTAATAGCGTGCACACAAATTGTCCGTTTGGGAAcgttaaaaaaagacagacggAGCCAGATTTAAACTGTTGGGCAAAGACTAAGCTATCATAGTTTGCTTATTTAGTCAGTAATTATCCACTGTTGTTTGGTtcataaaataacagaaaatagtGTTAACTTCCCATCAGAAGTTAACTGAGGTCATGGACAAGTCTTGAAAAGTCATTTTCTTTGCCTACAGGCTGCACAGTGGGGAGAAACCGTATGTCTGTGACATCTGTGGGCAGGCCTTTGCCCAGTCCAGCACACTGACGTACCACAAGAGACGgcacactggagagaaaccttaTCAGTGTGATCTGTGTGGCATGTCCTTCTCTGTTTCCTCCTCTCTCATCGCTCAcgcaagaaaacacacaggtgaGGCGGGTTTCACCCACTGAAGTCTGAACGAGGGAACAAGCACTTCTGATTTTCTTCCGAACGTTTTCGACTGAGCAAGAATTGTAACGGGCCAAACTCGTCACCTTTTGGCTCAACGCAGCTGTTCTGATTGTGTTTCAGGGGAGACCCCGTACAAATGTTCGCAACCAAAATGCGACGCAAGCTTTGTGACCTCGTCCGAATTGAAGAAACACATGCGGCGACTTCACCCAGGTGAGTTTCCTGATCTCAGATTAGACTTTAGCCACAGAACACGTAATGAAACCAGAatgatttaatattgttttttttcccttcggCTCCACATTACTCTCACTTGTTTCCTGTTAATGTCGAATTGTTTAAGCTAACACATGAGTAAACATATTGTACAACAGCAATAGAATTCACAGTGTCCACCGAGCTACAGGCTCTGAGAGCAACTTCTGATTCCATGGAGAGAATTAAAAGAGTAAACACCAGGGTTGATGATGTAATCTTTCTCCCGCTgtgctgcctgtgtgtgttcagagggGAACAATGGTGTGCAGTGCCTGCTGTGTGGAAACAGATTTGCCAGTGTGAAGAACATGATCAAACACCAGGAGAAGGCTCACGCTGATGAAGTGCGGCAACACAAGGAAAGAGCCAGAGCTGGTGAGCTTGAAGGCCgtgagaaaaaatgttttatgttgattACAaaactctgacacacacactatgtGGAAATGTGAGTGATGGTATTATGCTGGATAGAGATGCTACATGTTCTCCTCCTTCCTGCAAGCAAGTGAATCGTATATGTCtatatgtttttctgtgcatcTGTAATGCGAATGCCAAAGTGTCCTTTAGGGAGACAATGGAcatcaaaacatttcaacagaatttttggtttgttttgatttCTCAAACTGCGAAAATACTTCAGCTGTTGAATCTGCTAATTTGCTTTAAAGTTCAGTCTGTTCACAACTTGTGAAGCAAAGAGCCAGGTCCCAAGAAGAAAAGGGTATAGATCTGCTGTAGCTTGTGCAGAAGCTACTACCAGGGAAACACAACTGGGAAAATCTCGTAAACATGTTGAAGCTTTGAAATATACCGAATTGATTTAGAAACGTGGGACTTTAGTTTCATATTCATGTGCATTCTGGCCGAATTTCCTACAGTGCAGTCGAAATCCATTAGAGCAGCCAAGAAACTACTGACATGTACACAAAACCACTTCGATATTGTAGTAAGACCAACTTGAAAAATCCTGACCCATCCTGTTCTAATGTCCCAGTAAGGGTCCCAAAACTGAGGGCTGTAAGCAGGGAGTGAGGCCAACGTGGACTCGTTCACAGAGTCAGCACTTAAGGTTCAgttttgtctctcttttgctgactctgtttgtgtgtgtgagcagttgTCCTCCTGGCCTCCAGTCATCCTGTGGCCTTCGTCCAGAGCAAACTCTCCCAGGAAAACAAAGGTTTGGGCTCCATCCCTGAAGGCGAGCCAGCCAACCCGGAACCGGCCACCCCCAACCCCAAAGCCACCGTGCCGTCCGCAGACGTCATCACTGCTGATGTCACAACCATTAACAGTACCACTACCACAGCCGGCGACATAATCGAGGACTTCAAGACGGAGCCTACTGACCCCACCATCACCACCCCCGAGCAGGTGACCTTCGACACTGACCAAGAGCAAACAATCAACTCAGACACCCTCCACGCTCTGGTGGAGCAGCTGCGGCCACCGCCCTCTCCTGCCCAGAGCTTGGAGCAGATCGTCATCATTAGGACGGTGGACACCCCTGAAAACCACCCCTCTCAACAGTGAGGGTACTggagggtcagaggtcacactGGTGGAACATACTCACTGTTTAACACTGTTTAACATAGCAGCTACAGCCAAGTCGGGGATCCCAATTCAGCCGTTTATTCCTGTAAAGTAACAGACATTTGGTCATCCGCCAGTGAAGgatgtttcttttattacaacggaggttttattttcttagttttgtcatatcagtaaaaaaaatactgtacttcCAAAGTTAGTTGCTAAGATATTTGAACACAGTAAGTCACATCAAGACAACGCAGTGACATTAAAAGACCAACTTGTGTTCTGTCGTGTGTCGCAAAACAAATTCACCAGATCTTCATCAGAGACGCACTGATCCTGTGTATGTGGCACATTTACAATTTTCTTCGGTCTTAATTTCCCTCAGCTCCGTTTTTCAGCAGTAATTTCTCATGTATATCACCTAATGTGATGATGTGTCCCTCTGTAACTCAGTGTTTTCACAGCATTGGAAGCTTGTTATCGAGGTTGCCCACATTCACCTCCTGTGTATATGATTCCATTTTTAGCCACTACCTAACCAAAAGCCGAAAGATTGGAGTAACTTTTGTGTTAACAGTTCTCACTGGAAGGAATAATTAGCGTAACGAGTgtgtaaagaaagaaatgatggGTCACTCTTTACAACCTTTGCATTGTGTAATAGATAATGTAGTTTGTAGGAGCCTAGTTATGACATactatgattttatttatcatttatgtttCACCTGCAAGTGTTTGACATGTAATAGAGGCTTTATTAATGTACACAGCCCCTGTTAATGCAAACCAAAATGATTTTTCAGTGTGATAGAgttttttaaagcagctttttcaGGTCTTAGCAGAAGTGTCTGTGCTTCAAAAACTGCATTATACACTGTTGATATACAACTTGGAAGTAGCTGTTGTatgtttcctttctttgttttttactttggaCAAAATGTTGCATTATTGTACAGAAATGTGAATTGACATAGACGTTCACTACTCTATAAAAACTGTACAACTGAacagaaaatatgatttaagaGATAAGGGGATAATATAATGTGATTATCTCAGCAAGAATTGTAGAGGTGTTGttgaaatttaataaaagaaattcaACTTGTATCCGAAAAGGTTTGTCTCCTAACAActtgttaagttttttttttactttaatattttcgACTCTGCTTTATCAAAACCTTAAACAAGAAACTCATTCTACTCAAATCACCTCGCACATAGTAAGTGGAAAATccttaaaaggttttaaacatagcgttttaaaagaaatcacacTGGCAAAAGGAAACAAGGCAAAAGAAGCTGCCAAAACATTAAGACCAAGTCTTAAGAcaatgagtgtttgtgtgtgtatgtactggACGCTATGGGAGTTCTATGTAATTAGCAATGGTCTGAAATAATCTGTAGAATCATCAAAATGCTCATTTTGAACATGATTTTTTACCAATTCCTCAAGTTGTTTatgaatcaaaacaaaaatggcgGCCAGCCCATTATTTTGACAGGACACAAGTTGAAACAAGGAAACACAACTTGGGGAACTGGTTCCAACTCGTCCGTGTCATAAATGCTATTAAACGTGGAAAGCTGACAATAACATACTAATAAATCTTGGCTAAATATTAACCTGATCCTCGTGTAAAACGTCAAAGAAAGTCTTTTTGTCCTCGACGAGACGCTGTCCTCACTCGTTACCATAGAAACCCAAACTTTGCCTTAGACAAGATGCTAGATAACGAAAAGCTTTCTTCGTTTTACGAAGCTGTCTGCGCAGAACACCAGACCCAAATAAATCCACACATTTTGGGGGTTTTGAAGGAGTCGACGTTAACTGGGTAAGTGGCCAAaggtacattttcattttagcttCGAAGAAAAATAAAACGAGCTGTTGGACTTAATGGTGCCTTCAAGgtctgtcacattttaaaggCAGCGTTATTTCACTTGACACCTGTTTAGAAGATGCTACcaaaagtgaaataaagtaTACaatcacatttgagaagcttgtaaaataatttaaaaaaaaacaataaatttagttctgattattattattattatttttgcctaTGATGCAGCTCTTAAAAGTGTGATACGGCCCCTTCAGCTAAGTGCAACAATAAACTTTAATACCCTTACATTGCTAGTTTAATTTACATGCAGCTAATTTgagaaaacaactaaaaacataGGTCATAGATCACAGAttgtttcaatttatttttgcagaaattAGGCTAAATAAGCTTGTGCAGTACTAGGCATCATCTGATTATACAATCaataaaattctgttttgtgtttggcaGAAGTTTTGACTTAAAACTGCCAGGAAACAACAGACTGAGACAAATTCAGAGGCTTAATGATGAAGACGTCCGCGTTCTCTCTAAATGTCTGCAAAGCAAGCGTGTGAGAGGTGAGCAGCTCGATTCAGCGAACTCTAAACTAGGATGCTTGTGACTATTTTAACCTTTGTTATGTCAGCAGGTCTTCATTTGCAGTACAATAACATAACAGATGCAGCGGTTGTACACCTTGCTGACCTCTTACAGGTGGGTAATGTGGGATATTTCATTGACTATGACAATCAGACAGTCAGACATTTAGTAACACTAAAGCACGTGATCCGCTTTTTGACCGTAAGGGCACAACAATTGAGTTGTCCCATTGGATAGAGTCGTGTTAAGGgttaaaaaaggaaggaaaccTTAACTGGGACTGTGGTGTTTACTGTTACAGCCCAAGACATTTGACATATGTCATGTAATTTGTGTTGTAGTTGTTGAACTGTATAATTTCATTGTTCAGGAAGAGAATTCAGCTCTGTGCTCTCTGGACCTGATGTTCAACAACATACAGACAGATGGAGCTGAAGTCCTCGCCAAGAGCCTGCAGGTTCacgcctccctctctctctctctcacacacacacacacacgcacacacacacacacacacacacacacacacacactacctaCTTACTTATTATGCTTTTAATGCGAACAAATCCACACTTGGTCTGTAGTATTTGTCACAGCCGGATGCTGAACTCTTGTCCCCATGAAAATCTTTCTCTAATAACGTTTAATAtctgctgtgtttatttctcactgGTGGGCCTtccacactctctcttttgaaatTCATAAtcgttttaataataataatatcatcCCCATTGTGTTGCTCTCGCCTACAGGGTAACAGCAGCCTGATCTCCCTCACGCTGTCAGGTAACAAGGTCGGGAACAGAGGAGCCATGCACCTGGCCAGCATGCTGCAGGTGAACAGCACTCTgcaggagctggagctggctgactgtgacctggtaaacacacacacacacacacacacacacacacacacacacacacacacacacacacagagtattgGTGGTCAGGCTGGTTACTGACATCATAATGACACCGTGTGTAGTAACTTGtagcaaaatgtaaacaaaaatacctaaatttgactaatttattagttatttaggAGCCTGAAAAGGTGAAAGTGCCCAATATTTCACTAAAGTTTAGACACAAAGCCGTTATGTCCagtttttataacattttaaagatttcttGTTGTACAAAAATCCAATATTTTGCTTGtattaaatactttattacATTAGAAACCAAAGGAACAgaaagttctttttttattattcaatatgttctacagtaaataaatgcatttgccTTGTGTTACCTTCAGGCCACTCAGAGTGTGATCGCATTCGCCATTGTGTTGAAAAGCAACAAGAGCCTTCGCTCTCTCGACATCAGCCGACCGCTGCTCTTCAGCCATCAGGTACAAACTCACGCTGCGACCTTAACCCTGAAATCACACAGAACATTTAAGAGCTGGATTTGGTTTGGTGCCGTGTTCCTCCGTTTCTGTGACAACACAAGACAGACAGATGTAGGACTCTGACCTGAACCTGTTTGTCTCCCAGGACGAGTGCCTGGTGCACTTCTCTGAGATGCTGGTGGTGAACAGCAGCCTGGTGGAGCTCCACCTGGGGAAGATGGGGTTGACCGACACTGGGATGGAGAGGCTGGCTGAAGGCCTCCGGCTTAATCACGGCCTGCGTTACCTGGACCTGCACTGGTACGAGCACGAGCGTCCCCTCACACCCAGCGCGTCCAAACATCGGCACGTTTCACCGCTGACAgcctgtgtttgtctgcagtaACCGAGTGAGTCGTGATGGCGCATTCCACCTTTCTGAGATGCTGAAGCGGAACCGGACTCTGGAGATAGTAGATCTGTCGTTCAATCGGATCGAAGATGAAGGTGCTTTGTATTTGAGTCAAGCCATCACCTCGCCAGGCTGCATCCTGACAGAGTGAGGCTCACGCACTCACACATGACAACATTAAGCAGTTAATGAAAAGTTAAAGGGCTGTTTTATTAAACAGAACTTTAAAATTGGCTCAACCCTCACCTTCAAATCCACAGAGTTCCAAAGTTCcacttttttaagatgtttaaatATCCAACTTTTACATCATCAACACAAAGGATTATTAGAGGCCTGAAGTATAGAGATTTCACTAAATCTATACAGGTTCATGAGCCTgagatctttttttgttttctggatATATTTGGAAGCTCGGAGTCAAAATGTAGATATTCAGATGCTTTAAGGACTTTAGAACCCTGAAGAGAAAGTTTGCAgtacttaaaaagaaaacagtggaaGACTGAGCCTAAGTAAGgagaatagaaaataaattccTGTGAAATCATTTCCTTTACCCAATGAGCCCGAAGGTCCTGGGCCGCACATCACTCAATCATCTCGACTGTGCAAGCACGTACCTGTAACTTACTAACACTGTCTCTGTCCTTCAGGCTGTCTGTCAAGAGTAACAACATTGGGACTGAGGGTTTACTGGCTTTAGCTCGGGCTAGGAAAGCTAAGACATCCCTGTCCCACATCTACATCTGGGGAAACCACCTGGAGGAGCCGGTCTGCCAGGTAACATCTTGATGAACTACAGCACATAAACTGACATAATCTATGAAATGGAAAATTCTTCTCTTTCAGGCCTTCAGCGAGCTGATATCCAGCGGCCGCCTGCTGCCAGAGCAGACAGACGTCAGCGCGTACGAGGTGGACGGTCACGTGTTCCTCGCAGAGGTCTTCCACAGTGTGAGGAGACACCATACAGCTGCACAGGCTCAGAAATCCAACAACACACCAAGATTTAAAACCTGATGGAACGTGGAAACGAAAAACTTAGAGTCGAGTTTCTGAATGAGAcgtctttaaataaatgtgtccaaaaaagaaaatttgcatCCTGAGATCTTTATTTGCAATTGAATGTAAGGCTCACGTATTTAAGGGCTTAAGTTTGTGAAAATACATTGTGGATACATGTGAAACAGTTCCAACTGTTGAGTGCACGACGATTTAAAAAACTTGATAAACTTGATAACTGTGATAATTGAGTGTTCCTTTTAGAGCAAATCGCAGTGAATTAACTTATAAAAATGAGCTGAGGCCACGTGTTCAGTGGTAAGATCACCAACAGAAAGTGAAGAAAGCTCTTCCTCAGCAGCTTCTTTTGTTCGAAAGCTGGGAATAGGTTGCTAGGAAACATGAATGTGAATTATGTCAATCATGTTTTTGAAACAAAACATATCACATCAGGTTACGTAACAACAGTGTCATAACTCTGTAATTGTATTGATAAAATCTGGAGAGTTTTTGTTCAAAACTTTTtggacatttgaaaaaaatatcaacagtttttcatgtgctgtatgtgtgaatgatTTGGAACAAATGCATACAATAAATGCTGGGAATGTCTCTAAGTGTAGCTTCATGACATTTGACCTCTACTCCTCTGGACTCTCCTGATGTTTAAGTGTAGTGTCTAGATCCCAATCCACCAGGACGCTCCTCTTCCTCAGGCAGTGGTTCAGCTGCTGTCGATCCTGGGAGCTAATCGTCCATCGCTGCGCCGACAGCCGGGTCAGCGCCGGCAGTCGAGGCAGAGCGCAGAGCAACTCCGGCATCCAGGCTGAGCAGGAGGCGGAGCTCGAAGGCCGCAGGCTGAGGTCCACTTCCTCCAGCGAGCCCAGACCTCCTGCCGCAAACAGGGCGGCCCACCCTTCATCACCCACAGAGCCATTGTAGGAGAGATCCAGCAGACGCAGGGAGGACAGACAGCCTCGTCTGCACACTGCAGCTGCACGGGACAGAGACGGATCACAGGACGTGACTGTTTGTACagtgtggacatttttttttttacatctccaaatacttttgtaatttttatattgtacttttagttgtgttttttactgCTCACTTTACTGGTTTATTATTGGTTattgtcatttcacatttttccaaaaGGGTTACTGTTCATGTTTATGTCTTTTCCTTGTCTTCAACAATTATACATACGACTCAAAAGATTTGGTCTTCACTTTGATAATCGCCCTTGTTGTGTAAAGTAGATGAGgtaaatttgtgttttagtgGATTTTGGTACAGTACTGAGATTGTGAGATTTACCGAGGTGACGTAGGTCGTCAGTGGTGAGCTCACAGCTGCTGAGATGAAGCTCCAGGATGACTGATGGCAAAGCATCCAACAGCAGAGCTAAACGCCCGCTGACCACTTTGCACCAGGAGACATTCACACTGCGGAGGTACGGCACCACCAgggcttacacacacacacacacacacacacacacacacacacacacacacacacacacacacacacacacacacacacacacacacacacacacacacacacacacacacacacacacacacacacacacacacacacacacacacacacttcaaggCTCTATATCACATTTTTAACCATTTTGACTTCAGTCCAATTCAATGAAAATGTATAGCAATCCAGAGATtcaacatttctttcatttagaagaagcaaaaaaaatgaaaatatgtcagAAGTTTATCAGGCATCAAACTCACGAAATCATCATTATTCACATAGGTGTTTTATA is a window encoding:
- the mynn gene encoding myoneurin isoform X3, whose amino-acid sequence is MAHVSSHGKLLLQRLHQQREMDFLCDITIMVKDVEFRAHRNILAAFSKYFSSQAEKGQDVITLDPDKVSRYALEKLLEFIYTGQMNLSSTRQAAVRRAAVFLGMSEATKYLEEFPHWAEPSKTSQSETDKESGFSPPSPASPGSPSFQCPLSIISIQGDSQEEGQDSKEQDDEAKAVDVEEGDKSDEENTVTTLKSIGRGQGRKRGRKPKSFSVEQVQPSSSADGTPEIQSYRGRGRGRGRGRGRGRGGVKTEDQSWEDSDTSVKDFGDTSADWSPSQEDEFQAKKPRLSSGEGRRGRGRGRGRGRGRGRGRPRKKIVEEGEDSGSFWADEEEEEGEIGEQDPSEMDEMSLSCTECNKLFKDASSLRRHEKIHKGLKPFVCIFCSKSFRQATQLKTHLRIHTGEKPFSCSDCDKCFAQKCQLVAHRRMHHGEEKPYTCERCGFKFATSSNYKIHIRLHSGEKPYVCDICGQAFAQSSTLTYHKRRHTGEKPYQCDLCGMSFSVSSSLIAHARKHTGETPYKCSQPKCDASFVTSSELKKHMRRLHPEGNNGVQCLLCGNRFASVKNMIKHQEKAHADEVRQHKERARAVVLLASSHPVAFVQSKLSQENKGLGSIPEGEPANPEPATPNPKATVPSADVITADVTTINSTTTTAGDIIEDFKTEPTDPTITTPEQVTFDTDQEQTINSDTLHALVEQLRPPPSPAQSLEQIVIIRTVDTPENHPSQQ
- the mynn gene encoding myoneurin isoform X1 → MLLTAEMAHVSSHGKLLLQRLHQQREMDFLCDITIMVKDVEFRAHRNILAAFSKYFSSQAEKGQDVITLDPDKVSRYALEKLLEFIYTGQMNLSSTRQAAVRRAAVFLGMSEATKYLEEFPHWAEPSKTSQSETDKESGFSPPSPASPGSPSFQCPLSIISIQGDSQEEGQDSKEQDDEAKAVDVEEGDKSDEENTVTTLKSIGRGQGRKRGRKPKSFSVEQVQPSSSADGTPEIQSYRGRGRGRGRGRGRGRGGVKTEDQSWEDSDTSVKDFGDTSADWSPSQEDEFQAKKPRLSSGEGRRGRGRGRGRGRGRGRGRPRKKIVEEGEDSGSFWADEEEEEGEIGEQDPSEMDEMSLSCTECNKLFKDASSLRRHEKIHKGLKPFVCIFCSKSFRQATQLKTHLRIHTGEKPFSCSDCDKCFAQKCQLVAHRRMHHGEEKPYTCERCGFKFATSSNYKIHIRLHSGEKPYVCDICGQAFAQSSTLTYHKRRHTGEKPYQCDLCGMSFSVSSSLIAHARKHTGETPYKCSQPKCDASFVTSSELKKHMRRLHPEGNNGVQCLLCGNRFASVKNMIKHQEKAHADEVRQHKERARAVVLLASSHPVAFVQSKLSQENKGLGSIPEGEPANPEPATPNPKATVPSADVITADVTTINSTTTTAGDIIEDFKTEPTDPTITTPEQVTFDTDQEQTINSDTLHALVEQLRPPPSPAQSLEQIVIIRTVDTPENHPSQQ
- the mynn gene encoding myoneurin isoform X2, whose translation is MLLTEMAHVSSHGKLLLQRLHQQREMDFLCDITIMVKDVEFRAHRNILAAFSKYFSSQAEKGQDVITLDPDKVSRYALEKLLEFIYTGQMNLSSTRQAAVRRAAVFLGMSEATKYLEEFPHWAEPSKTSQSETDKESGFSPPSPASPGSPSFQCPLSIISIQGDSQEEGQDSKEQDDEAKAVDVEEGDKSDEENTVTTLKSIGRGQGRKRGRKPKSFSVEQVQPSSSADGTPEIQSYRGRGRGRGRGRGRGRGGVKTEDQSWEDSDTSVKDFGDTSADWSPSQEDEFQAKKPRLSSGEGRRGRGRGRGRGRGRGRGRPRKKIVEEGEDSGSFWADEEEEEGEIGEQDPSEMDEMSLSCTECNKLFKDASSLRRHEKIHKGLKPFVCIFCSKSFRQATQLKTHLRIHTGEKPFSCSDCDKCFAQKCQLVAHRRMHHGEEKPYTCERCGFKFATSSNYKIHIRLHSGEKPYVCDICGQAFAQSSTLTYHKRRHTGEKPYQCDLCGMSFSVSSSLIAHARKHTGETPYKCSQPKCDASFVTSSELKKHMRRLHPEGNNGVQCLLCGNRFASVKNMIKHQEKAHADEVRQHKERARAVVLLASSHPVAFVQSKLSQENKGLGSIPEGEPANPEPATPNPKATVPSADVITADVTTINSTTTTAGDIIEDFKTEPTDPTITTPEQVTFDTDQEQTINSDTLHALVEQLRPPPSPAQSLEQIVIIRTVDTPENHPSQQ